The following are from one region of the Actinomyces sp. oral taxon 897 genome:
- a CDS encoding fumarylacetoacetate hydrolase family protein, with protein MKIARFTTGDEPRYGIVQGLPADEAAPTGESEGYLLVLKGDPLFSVPKATGEVVPLKEARLLSPVIPRSKVVGVGGNYAAHARGTGATASGRDELPTLFLKPNTSVIGPDVPIVLPPWSDEVYYEAELAVVVRTLAKDVPTERAASVVLGYTVANDVSARDRQPGETQWVRAKAFDTACPLGPWIEIPERGAAGAFDPADAVVRTRLDGTLVQQGSTSDMVRGVPELIAYISSVFTLLPGDVILTGTPAGAGQIRPGQRVEVCVEGVGAFSNPVVRR; from the coding sequence ATGAAGATCGCACGTTTCACCACGGGGGACGAGCCCCGCTACGGCATCGTCCAGGGCCTGCCCGCGGACGAGGCGGCCCCCACCGGGGAGTCGGAGGGCTACCTCCTGGTGCTCAAGGGTGACCCCCTCTTCTCCGTGCCCAAGGCCACCGGCGAGGTCGTGCCGCTGAAGGAGGCCCGGCTCCTGTCCCCGGTCATCCCCCGCTCCAAGGTGGTGGGCGTGGGCGGGAACTACGCCGCCCACGCCAGGGGGACGGGTGCGACGGCGTCGGGCCGGGACGAGCTCCCTACCCTCTTCCTCAAGCCCAACACCTCGGTCATCGGCCCCGACGTCCCGATCGTCCTGCCTCCCTGGAGCGATGAGGTCTACTACGAGGCCGAGCTCGCCGTCGTCGTACGGACCCTGGCCAAGGACGTCCCCACCGAGCGGGCGGCCTCCGTCGTCCTGGGCTACACGGTGGCCAACGACGTCTCCGCCCGCGACCGCCAGCCCGGCGAGACCCAGTGGGTGCGGGCCAAGGCCTTCGACACCGCCTGCCCCCTGGGCCCCTGGATCGAGATCCCCGAGCGGGGGGCGGCCGGCGCCTTCGACCCCGCTGACGCCGTGGTGCGCACCCGCCTGGACGGGACGCTGGTCCAGCAGGGGAGCACCAGCGACATGGTCCGGGGCGTGCCCGAGCTCATTGCCTACATCTCCAGCGTCTTCACCCTCCTGCCCGGGGACGTCATCCTGACCGGCACCCCCGCGGGCGCGGGGCAGATCCGCCCCGGACAGCGGGTGGAGGTCTGCGTGGAGGGGGTCGGCGCCTTCTCCAACCCCGTGGTGCGGCGCTAG
- a CDS encoding ribonuclease J, with protein sequence MRVTPLGGLGEVGRNMTVFEVDGKLLIVDCGVLFPEENQPGVDLILPDFEPIRDRLDDVVALVLTHGHEDHIGGVPYLLRLRPDIPLVGSELTLAFVDAKLKEHRIRPVLRQVVEYERVVYGPFDVEFVAVNHSIPDAMAAMIRTRAGNVLVTGDFKMDSLPIDGRITDLRSFARFGQEGVDLFCVDSTNAEVPGMIGHEGQIGPVLDNVFAESGGQIVVASFSSHVHRVQQVLDAAALHGRRVALIGRSMVRNMGIAAERGYLKVPDGVLIDAREVTSLPPDERVLMVTGSQGEPMAALSRMAHGEHRSVTVEPGDTVVFASSLIPGNENSVYRVINQLMRLGARVVHQGNAKVHVSGHASSEELLHVYNIVQPANVMPVHGEIRHLVANGALAVKTGIAPERVMLCEDGVTVDLAAHTARISGQVSVGYVYVDGSSVGEIDETELKDRRILAEEGFVSVYAVVETKTGTILAGPHIQARGMAEDDSVFDEVLPDVTNALAQALKGGKADSHSLAQVMRRTLGRWVGRRLRRRPMIVPVVIEA encoded by the coding sequence ATGCGCGTCACCCCCCTGGGTGGCCTGGGCGAGGTCGGCCGCAATATGACTGTCTTCGAGGTGGACGGCAAGCTCCTCATTGTGGACTGCGGCGTCCTGTTCCCCGAGGAGAACCAGCCCGGCGTCGACCTCATCCTGCCCGACTTCGAGCCCATCCGGGACCGGCTCGACGACGTCGTGGCCCTGGTGCTGACCCACGGGCACGAGGACCACATCGGCGGCGTGCCCTACCTGCTGCGCCTGCGCCCCGACATCCCCCTGGTGGGCAGCGAGCTGACCCTGGCCTTCGTGGACGCCAAGCTCAAGGAGCACCGTATCCGCCCCGTGCTACGCCAGGTCGTGGAGTACGAGCGGGTGGTCTACGGCCCCTTCGACGTCGAGTTCGTGGCCGTCAACCACTCCATCCCCGACGCCATGGCCGCCATGATCCGCACCCGCGCCGGAAACGTCCTGGTCACCGGCGACTTCAAGATGGACTCCCTGCCCATTGACGGGCGCATTACCGACCTGCGCTCCTTCGCCCGGTTCGGGCAGGAGGGGGTGGACCTGTTCTGCGTGGACTCCACCAACGCCGAGGTCCCCGGCATGATCGGCCACGAGGGGCAGATCGGCCCGGTGCTGGACAACGTCTTCGCCGAGTCCGGCGGCCAGATCGTGGTGGCCTCCTTCTCCAGCCACGTCCACCGGGTCCAGCAGGTCCTCGACGCCGCCGCCCTCCACGGGCGCCGGGTGGCCCTCATTGGGCGCTCCATGGTGCGCAATATGGGCATCGCCGCCGAGCGTGGCTACCTCAAGGTGCCCGACGGCGTCCTCATCGACGCCCGCGAGGTCACCTCCCTGCCCCCCGACGAGCGGGTCCTCATGGTCACCGGGAGCCAGGGGGAGCCCATGGCGGCCCTGAGCCGCATGGCCCACGGCGAGCACCGCAGCGTGACCGTGGAGCCGGGGGACACCGTCGTCTTCGCCTCCTCCCTCATCCCCGGCAACGAGAACTCCGTCTACCGGGTCATCAACCAGCTCATGCGCCTGGGGGCGCGGGTGGTCCACCAGGGCAACGCCAAGGTCCACGTCTCCGGCCACGCCTCGAGCGAGGAGCTCCTGCACGTCTACAACATCGTCCAGCCCGCCAACGTCATGCCCGTCCACGGGGAGATCCGCCACCTGGTGGCCAACGGCGCCCTGGCCGTCAAGACCGGCATCGCCCCCGAGCGGGTCATGCTGTGCGAGGACGGGGTCACCGTGGACCTGGCCGCCCACACCGCCCGCATCTCCGGGCAGGTCAGCGTGGGCTACGTCTACGTGGACGGCTCCAGCGTGGGGGAGATCGACGAGACCGAGCTCAAGGACCGCCGTATCCTGGCCGAGGAGGGCTTCGTCTCCGTCTACGCCGTGGTGGAGACCAAGACCGGCACCATCCTGGCTGGCCCCCACATCCAGGCCCGGGGCATGGCCGAGGACGACTCCGTGTTCGACGAGGTCCTCCCCGACGTCACCAACGCCCTGGCGCAGGCCCTCAAGGGGGGCAAGGCCGACTCCCACTCCCTGGCCCAGGTCATGCGCCGCACCCTGGGGCGCTGGGTGGGACGGCGCCTGAGGCGCCGGCCCATGATCGTGCCCGTGGTCATCGAGGCCTGA
- the lysX gene encoding bifunctional lysylphosphatidylglycerol synthetase/lysine--tRNA ligase LysX encodes MSTTPTPAPSSPTRPARRRMGPLTRTWVDVVPNVMAKVLQLDAFLCLIGWAGLRRWEGYDALLEPFGWLGVPVGASLFITVFLYVWAATALRRKYMAWWLAVILQVVNIVGLAVPSYVLLRDHEFRPADWNELGIMLPGSILVLIILLLSRSAFPGRLVPGAWIQALAVLVVGFASVTVVGLGLLAPMRRLHLDFDERVWWVLSRIMGTDLAKAFGHVPYNGPRWASFLLSFLAACVALAAVGVFLRSARRPPVPGSDLRVRALLLEDDGDSLGYFATRADRLTSFSPDGRAAVSFGVTMGVALAAGDPLGRRSSWEGAILAWLEECRDYGWIPAVISAGEEGARAYKEAGLSARRMGDEAIVKAANFDLRAHPAVAKAVRRVRSSGATVEVRRLGDIIHEEREQLRRAADDWRNGEERGFSMALDRTLADVDEREVVVTVKDVDGNPEALLGFSPWGMRGASLDVMRRSPTATNGVNEAMVTALLTEGPGMGIDVVSLNFAMFRSIFVDGLAVDASLTARALAKVMRLASRFWQLEQLYESNAKYGPTWSPRYMCFMDATQFVQVALAAGVLEGFVPVPRWWSLRNTPVSTDLTGEDYVRAVAEQVAEHVRALMPARRLPYEERQRRAALEDLTRRGVDAYPVGVAPGLHPAQARARVSAWAQQVGTPAAHAGDGPRLRVEGRVGLERDHGGVVFVDLVRGDDSLQLLLDASVVDLPTWRRDMSRGDILVAEGTAVLTRTGEPSLAVSSWTILSKALCGLPRPRPDGQGHRRSPVPASASRTAQLLGDPEALALLSQRSAVVASLRATLGQAGYTEVETPILQAVHGGANARPFVTHLNAYDAEVFLRIAPELYLKRLAVAGMEAVFEVGRNFRNEGVDSTHNPEFTSLEAYVAHGDYHTMRRLAQELIQQAATAVHGAPIALRPAGSPGTQGAQVVTRRHGVDYVGVDISGDWPVVSVHEAVSAALGQPVGVDTPVPELARIVSDLDLDAPAGAGAGDLVGVLYDELVEARTLVPTFYTDFPVETSPLTRHHRRDPRLAERWDLVAWGAELGTAYSELTDPLEQRERFTAQSLRAAAGDPEAMSLDEDFLRSLELGLVPTGGLGLGVDRVAMLITGAASIREVIAFPYARPVS; translated from the coding sequence GTGAGTACGACCCCGACACCTGCACCCAGCTCACCCACGCGCCCGGCCCGACGGCGTATGGGGCCCCTGACCCGTACCTGGGTGGACGTGGTCCCCAACGTCATGGCCAAGGTCCTCCAGCTGGACGCCTTCCTGTGCCTCATCGGGTGGGCGGGGCTGCGGCGGTGGGAGGGCTACGACGCCCTGCTCGAGCCCTTCGGGTGGCTGGGGGTGCCCGTCGGCGCCTCCCTGTTCATCACCGTCTTCCTCTACGTGTGGGCGGCCACGGCGCTGCGGCGCAAGTACATGGCCTGGTGGCTGGCAGTCATACTCCAGGTCGTCAATATCGTGGGCCTGGCCGTCCCGTCCTACGTGCTCCTGCGTGACCACGAGTTCAGGCCCGCGGACTGGAACGAGCTGGGGATTATGCTCCCCGGCTCCATCCTGGTCCTCATCATCCTCCTGCTGTCCCGCTCAGCCTTCCCGGGGCGCCTGGTGCCCGGCGCCTGGATACAGGCCCTGGCGGTCCTCGTGGTGGGCTTCGCCTCGGTCACGGTGGTGGGCCTGGGGCTGCTGGCCCCCATGCGCCGCCTGCACCTGGACTTCGACGAGCGCGTGTGGTGGGTGCTCTCCAGGATCATGGGCACCGACCTGGCCAAGGCCTTCGGCCACGTCCCCTACAACGGCCCCAGGTGGGCCTCCTTCCTGCTGTCCTTCCTGGCCGCCTGCGTGGCCCTGGCGGCGGTGGGGGTCTTCCTGCGCTCGGCCCGGCGGCCCCCCGTGCCCGGCTCGGACCTGCGGGTACGGGCCCTGCTGCTGGAGGACGACGGGGACTCCCTGGGCTACTTCGCCACCCGCGCCGACCGCCTGACCTCCTTCTCCCCCGACGGCAGGGCGGCGGTCTCCTTCGGGGTCACCATGGGGGTGGCCCTGGCGGCGGGCGACCCGCTGGGGCGCCGCTCCTCCTGGGAGGGGGCCATCCTGGCCTGGCTGGAGGAGTGCCGCGACTACGGCTGGATCCCGGCGGTCATCTCAGCGGGGGAGGAGGGGGCCCGGGCCTACAAGGAGGCGGGCCTGAGCGCCCGGCGCATGGGTGACGAGGCCATTGTCAAGGCCGCCAACTTCGACCTGCGCGCCCACCCCGCCGTGGCCAAGGCGGTCCGCCGGGTGCGCTCCTCGGGCGCCACCGTGGAGGTCCGCCGCCTGGGTGACATTATCCACGAGGAGCGCGAGCAGCTGCGCCGCGCCGCCGACGACTGGCGCAACGGGGAGGAGCGCGGCTTCTCCATGGCCCTGGACCGCACCCTGGCCGACGTCGACGAGCGCGAGGTGGTGGTCACGGTCAAGGACGTGGACGGCAACCCCGAGGCGCTCCTGGGCTTCAGCCCCTGGGGCATGCGCGGTGCCTCCCTGGACGTCATGCGCCGCAGCCCCACGGCCACCAACGGGGTCAACGAGGCCATGGTCACCGCCCTGCTCACCGAGGGCCCGGGCATGGGCATTGACGTCGTCTCCCTGAACTTCGCCATGTTCCGCTCCATCTTCGTGGACGGGCTCGCGGTCGACGCCTCCCTGACCGCCCGCGCCCTGGCCAAGGTCATGCGCCTGGCCTCCCGCTTCTGGCAGCTCGAGCAGCTCTACGAGTCCAACGCCAAGTACGGTCCCACCTGGAGCCCCCGGTACATGTGCTTTATGGACGCCACCCAGTTCGTCCAGGTCGCCCTGGCCGCCGGGGTCCTGGAGGGGTTCGTCCCGGTACCCCGCTGGTGGTCCCTGCGCAACACCCCCGTCAGCACCGACCTGACGGGGGAGGACTACGTGCGCGCCGTGGCCGAGCAGGTCGCCGAGCACGTCAGGGCCCTCATGCCCGCCCGGCGCCTGCCCTACGAGGAGCGCCAGCGCCGCGCGGCCCTGGAGGACCTGACCCGGCGCGGCGTGGACGCCTACCCGGTGGGGGTCGCCCCCGGCCTCCACCCCGCCCAGGCCCGCGCCCGGGTGTCCGCCTGGGCGCAGCAGGTCGGCACCCCGGCCGCCCACGCCGGGGACGGCCCCCGCCTGCGGGTGGAGGGGCGCGTGGGCCTGGAGCGCGACCACGGCGGCGTGGTCTTCGTCGACCTGGTCCGTGGCGACGACAGCCTCCAGCTCCTCCTGGACGCCTCCGTGGTGGACCTGCCCACCTGGCGCAGGGACATGAGCCGCGGCGACATCCTGGTGGCCGAGGGCACCGCGGTCCTGACCCGTACCGGGGAGCCCAGCCTGGCCGTGAGCAGCTGGACCATCCTGTCCAAGGCCCTGTGCGGGCTGCCCCGCCCCCGGCCCGACGGCCAGGGCCACCGCCGCAGCCCGGTGCCGGCGTCGGCCTCCCGCACCGCCCAGCTCCTGGGCGACCCCGAGGCCCTGGCCCTGCTGAGCCAGCGCTCCGCCGTGGTGGCCTCCCTGCGCGCCACCCTGGGGCAGGCTGGCTACACGGAGGTGGAGACCCCCATCCTCCAGGCCGTCCACGGCGGGGCCAACGCCCGCCCCTTCGTCACCCACCTCAACGCCTACGACGCCGAGGTGTTCCTGCGCATCGCCCCCGAGCTCTACCTCAAGCGCCTGGCGGTGGCGGGCATGGAGGCGGTCTTCGAGGTCGGCCGCAACTTCCGCAACGAGGGCGTGGACTCCACCCACAACCCCGAGTTCACCTCCCTGGAGGCCTACGTGGCCCACGGGGACTACCACACCATGCGCCGCCTGGCCCAGGAGCTCATCCAGCAGGCCGCCACCGCCGTCCACGGCGCCCCCATCGCGCTGCGCCCGGCCGGCAGCCCCGGCACGCAGGGGGCCCAGGTCGTCACCCGCCGCCACGGGGTGGACTACGTGGGGGTGGACATCTCCGGGGACTGGCCGGTGGTGAGCGTCCACGAGGCGGTCTCGGCGGCCCTGGGCCAGCCGGTCGGCGTGGACACCCCGGTCCCCGAGCTGGCCCGGATCGTGTCCGACCTGGACCTGGACGCCCCCGCGGGCGCCGGTGCCGGGGACCTGGTCGGTGTCCTGTACGACGAGCTGGTCGAGGCCCGCACCCTGGTGCCCACCTTCTACACCGACTTCCCGGTGGAGACCTCGCCCCTGACCCGCCACCACCGCCGGGACCCGCGCCTGGCCGAGCGCTGGGACCTGGTGGCCTGGGGCGCCGAGCTGGGCACCGCCTACTCCGAGCTCACCGACCCCCTGGAGCAGCGCGAG
- a CDS encoding polysaccharide deacetylase family protein: protein MRSFSRRQVLRTSAVGAAGAAAGGAAGVVGGRVLAQRRSPTDRVAPRPVAPGYLGARTVFQASPGSGAVALTFDDGPGEFTPLVLDLLDEAGIPATFFLLGTSASAHPDLVAREAGAGHEVAVHGWDHQDVYSKEYDQLGDEIDRTMSAITSAGAPAPRLWRPPYGRVDAPALMVAASRGLDVVLWGHHTPDVATAQGLVGSVGAGGIILSHDARSQPTEALVRAVVAAAAAVRDQGLALVTVSELLRLDAAASS, encoded by the coding sequence ATGAGGTCTTTCAGCCGCCGTCAGGTCCTTCGCACCAGCGCCGTCGGGGCGGCCGGTGCGGCTGCGGGCGGGGCGGCCGGGGTGGTGGGAGGCAGGGTGCTGGCGCAGCGCCGCTCCCCCACGGACCGGGTGGCCCCGCGCCCGGTGGCACCGGGGTACCTGGGGGCGCGCACCGTGTTCCAGGCCTCACCGGGCTCGGGCGCGGTGGCCCTGACCTTTGACGACGGCCCCGGGGAGTTCACGCCCCTGGTGCTGGACCTGCTGGACGAGGCCGGGATCCCGGCGACCTTCTTCCTGCTGGGCACCAGCGCCTCCGCCCACCCGGACCTGGTGGCCCGTGAGGCGGGCGCGGGGCACGAGGTCGCCGTCCACGGCTGGGACCACCAGGACGTGTACTCCAAGGAGTACGACCAGCTCGGTGACGAGATCGACCGCACGATGTCGGCCATCACCTCCGCGGGCGCCCCCGCGCCCCGTCTGTGGCGGCCCCCCTACGGGCGCGTGGACGCCCCGGCGCTCATGGTGGCGGCGAGCCGGGGGCTGGACGTGGTCCTGTGGGGCCACCACACCCCGGACGTGGCCACCGCCCAGGGCCTGGTGGGCAGCGTGGGGGCGGGTGGGATCATTCTCAGCCACGACGCGCGCAGCCAGCCCACCGAGGCGCTCGTGCGGGCGGTGGTGGCCGCCGCGGCGGCCGTCAGGGACCAGGGGCTGGCCCTGGTGACAGTCTCGGAGCTGCTGAGGCTGGACGCGGCCGCGTCGTCCTAG
- a CDS encoding alanine/glycine:cation symporter family protein, translating to MHPGSLTSPLIAPAANDDLLTRATALLGDVGDRFYGGLLAWLLIAAGVYFTVRTRGVQVRHLRNMLVTILGSRGGSREGISSFQAFAVGIASRVGTGNIIGVAIAITMGGPGAVFWMWVVALLGMATGFVESTLAQLYKVPAGDGSFRGGPAYYISRGLGSRTWAGIFAVVITFVFGFAYEATQANAISSILYDTYKMPKWVTAVGLLVLTAPIIFKGIRRVARIAEWVAPLMALAYALLALAVLAVQVERIPEALAQIFQGAFGLKSAFYGIGGGLYAAVLNGVKRGLFSNEAGEGSVPNVAATATTSHPVNQGFIQSMGVFVDTIIVCTATALIVLLSGVYDPVRALSSPEAAAAAKAAASSLTSDSVASVLGPWASTLMVLIVFVFAYSSLLGNFTYAEINVDFLRGSNKDHTWLRFMILVATAVGSMASLNFVWNLSDIAMGLMAIINIVAITLLGKWALGALRDWEAQNRAVRAGLQDEIVFVSTANPCMPGELPGDVWSLDGAAHAGAPAVREVVAEGAEVVR from the coding sequence GCCCGCTGCCAACGACGACCTGCTCACCCGTGCCACCGCCCTGCTGGGCGACGTCGGCGACAGGTTCTACGGCGGGCTGCTGGCCTGGCTGCTCATAGCCGCCGGCGTCTACTTCACCGTACGCACCCGCGGCGTCCAGGTGCGCCACCTGCGTAACATGCTCGTGACCATCCTGGGCTCGCGCGGCGGGTCCCGGGAGGGCATATCGTCCTTCCAGGCCTTCGCCGTGGGCATTGCCTCGCGCGTGGGCACAGGCAACATTATCGGCGTGGCCATTGCCATCACCATGGGCGGGCCCGGGGCCGTGTTCTGGATGTGGGTCGTGGCGCTGCTGGGCATGGCCACCGGGTTCGTGGAGTCCACCCTGGCCCAGCTCTACAAGGTCCCCGCCGGTGACGGCTCCTTCCGGGGCGGGCCCGCCTACTACATCTCCCGCGGCCTGGGCTCCCGGACCTGGGCCGGGATCTTCGCCGTCGTCATCACCTTCGTCTTCGGCTTTGCCTACGAGGCCACCCAGGCCAACGCCATCTCCTCCATCCTCTACGACACCTACAAGATGCCCAAGTGGGTCACCGCCGTGGGCCTGCTGGTCCTGACCGCCCCCATTATCTTCAAGGGCATCCGCCGGGTGGCGCGCATAGCCGAGTGGGTGGCCCCGCTCATGGCGCTGGCGTACGCGCTGCTGGCCCTGGCCGTGCTGGCCGTGCAGGTCGAGCGCATCCCCGAGGCCCTGGCGCAGATCTTCCAGGGCGCCTTCGGTCTCAAGTCCGCCTTCTACGGTATTGGCGGCGGCCTCTACGCAGCCGTGCTCAACGGCGTCAAGCGGGGGCTGTTCTCCAACGAGGCCGGTGAGGGGTCGGTGCCCAACGTCGCCGCCACCGCCACCACCTCCCACCCGGTCAACCAGGGCTTTATCCAGTCCATGGGCGTGTTCGTGGACACGATCATCGTGTGCACCGCCACCGCCCTCATTGTGCTGCTCTCCGGGGTCTACGACCCGGTGCGGGCCCTGTCCAGCCCCGAGGCCGCCGCGGCCGCCAAGGCCGCCGCCTCGTCACTGACCTCCGACTCGGTGGCCAGCGTCCTGGGCCCGTGGGCCTCCACCCTCATGGTGCTGATCGTCTTCGTCTTCGCCTACTCCTCGCTGCTGGGCAACTTCACCTACGCCGAGATCAACGTGGACTTCCTGCGCGGCAGCAACAAGGACCACACCTGGCTGCGCTTTATGATCCTGGTAGCCACGGCCGTGGGCTCCATGGCCTCGCTGAACTTCGTGTGGAACCTCTCCGACATTGCCATGGGCCTCATGGCGATCATTAATATCGTGGCCATTACCCTGCTGGGTAAGTGGGCCCTGGGGGCACTGCGCGACTGGGAGGCCCAGAACCGGGCCGTGCGCGCCGGCCTGCAGGACGAGATCGTGTTCGTGTCCACCGCCAACCCCTGCATGCCCGGTGAGCTCCCCGGGGACGTGTGGAGCCTCGACGGCGCCGCCCACGCCGGGGCCCCGGCAGTCCGCGAGGTGGTCGCCGAGGGCGCCGAGGTCGTCAGGTAG
- the gltX gene encoding glutamate--tRNA ligase — protein sequence MPDTPDNTAVSRPDAPARTPLPAPGSSPVRVRFCPSPTGTPHVGMVRTCLFNWAWARHTGGTFVFRIEDTDAARDSEESFKAIIDSLTWLGLDWDEGVGVGGPHEPYRQSQRMDLYRQVAAELLQAGYLYESFSTPEEVEARHRARGEDPKLGYDGYDRDLTEAQKAAYRAEGRRPVLRMRMPDEDITFTDLVRGPITFRAGSVPDYVVVRAGGDPLYTLVNPVDDAAMGITHVLRGEDLLSSTPRQIALYRALTQIGRASAVPRFGHLPYVMGEGNRKLSKRDPQSNLLIHRHRGMLPEGLINYLALLGWSLSRDQDVFSPADMVEAFEVTDVNPNPARFDPVKCEAINAEHIRLLEPQDFRDRLVPYLADVYPDPADPHWVPRPLVSATTFGALTAREQEILTAAAPLVQTRVQLLGQGRDMLGFLLVPDDALQLEEKAVARLRDSAPAVLDAALSALEPLGDREWTTARLEEVLRAAIVEGLGIKPRLAFGPLRVAVTGRQVSPPLFESMEILGAVSSLARLRSLRARLG from the coding sequence ATGCCTGACACTCCTGACAACACCGCCGTCTCCCGCCCCGACGCCCCGGCCCGCACGCCCCTCCCGGCACCCGGGTCCTCGCCCGTGCGCGTGCGCTTCTGCCCCTCGCCAACCGGCACCCCCCACGTGGGCATGGTGCGTACCTGCCTGTTCAACTGGGCCTGGGCCCGCCACACCGGGGGCACCTTCGTCTTCCGCATCGAGGACACCGACGCCGCCCGCGACTCCGAGGAGTCCTTTAAGGCCATTATCGACTCCCTGACCTGGCTGGGCCTGGACTGGGACGAGGGCGTGGGTGTCGGCGGCCCCCACGAGCCCTACCGCCAGTCCCAGCGCATGGACCTCTACCGGCAGGTCGCCGCCGAGCTGCTCCAGGCCGGGTACCTGTACGAGTCCTTCTCCACCCCCGAGGAGGTCGAGGCCCGTCACCGGGCCCGGGGCGAGGACCCCAAGCTCGGCTACGACGGCTACGACCGGGACCTGACCGAGGCCCAGAAGGCCGCCTACCGGGCCGAGGGCCGCCGCCCCGTCCTGCGCATGCGCATGCCGGATGAGGACATCACCTTCACCGACCTGGTGCGCGGCCCCATCACCTTCAGGGCCGGCTCGGTCCCCGACTACGTCGTCGTGCGCGCAGGCGGGGACCCCCTCTACACGCTGGTCAACCCGGTGGACGACGCCGCCATGGGGATCACCCACGTGCTGCGCGGGGAGGACCTGCTGTCCTCCACGCCGCGCCAGATCGCCCTGTACCGGGCGCTGACGCAGATCGGCCGCGCCAGCGCGGTGCCGCGGTTCGGCCACCTGCCCTACGTCATGGGGGAGGGCAACAGGAAGCTGTCCAAGCGCGACCCGCAGTCCAACCTGCTCATCCACCGCCACCGCGGCATGCTCCCCGAGGGGCTGATCAACTACCTGGCCCTGCTGGGCTGGTCCCTGTCCAGGGACCAGGACGTCTTCAGCCCCGCGGACATGGTCGAGGCCTTTGAGGTGACCGACGTCAACCCCAACCCGGCCCGCTTCGACCCCGTCAAGTGCGAGGCCATTAACGCCGAGCACATCCGGCTCCTTGAGCCGCAGGACTTCCGCGACCGCCTGGTGCCCTACCTCGCCGACGTCTACCCCGACCCGGCTGACCCGCACTGGGTGCCCCGCCCCCTGGTGAGCGCCACCACCTTCGGGGCCCTGACCGCCCGGGAGCAGGAGATCCTCACCGCCGCCGCCCCCCTGGTCCAGACCCGCGTCCAGCTCCTGGGCCAGGGGCGCGACATGCTCGGCTTCCTGCTCGTGCCCGACGACGCCCTCCAGCTCGAGGAGAAGGCCGTGGCCAGGCTCAGGGACTCCGCCCCGGCGGTCCTGGACGCCGCGCTCAGCGCCCTGGAGCCCCTGGGGGACCGGGAGTGGACGACGGCGCGGCTGGAGGAGGTCCTGCGCGCCGCCATTGTGGAGGGCCTGGGCATAAAGCCGCGCCTGGCCTTCGGGCCCCTGCGCGTGGCCGTCACCGGCCGCCAGGTCTCCCCGCCGCTGTTCGAGTCCATGGAGATCCTGGGGGCCGTCAGCTCCCTGGCCCGCCTGCGCTCCCTGCGCGCCCGCCTGGGCTGA
- a CDS encoding MalY/PatB family protein, with protein MTASAAHALTASWDALTPEVMRARGSLKWVRYPEAIGAWVAEMDLGTAPAVTEVLQRAVQDASLGYTPDHLARAVRQEVARYQQQAFGWEVAEPDVSLAPDVLSVLMTLITRHTRPGSPVIVPTPAYMPFLSIPGVVGRDCLQVRALRGRDACGHPTWELDLEGIEAAMASGGGLLVLCNPWNPVGRVLSLSELDAVAALSARYGVPVFADEIHAMLVIDPGATHTPYACRPGADPALTFTATSVSKAFNVPGLRCAQLIATGPGRAAWDADGPSRWLSHEATLLGVQAAVAALRRGLGWLETVRAYLWGTAGQVAHDLEQVPGLELTVPSGSYLAWLDCSGLEGAALEAAGSPARYLLGAGVAMNDGAAFGAGYERFCRLNLAMGRGVAAQATARIAQAVADLG; from the coding sequence GTGACCGCCTCCGCCGCCCACGCCCTGACCGCCTCCTGGGACGCCCTGACCCCGGAGGTCATGCGCGCACGCGGCAGCCTGAAGTGGGTGCGCTACCCCGAGGCGATCGGGGCGTGGGTGGCGGAGATGGACCTGGGGACCGCCCCCGCCGTCACCGAGGTCCTCCAGCGCGCCGTCCAGGACGCCTCCCTGGGCTACACCCCCGACCACCTGGCCCGGGCCGTCCGCCAGGAGGTGGCCCGCTACCAGCAGCAGGCCTTCGGCTGGGAGGTGGCCGAACCGGACGTCTCCCTGGCCCCTGACGTGCTGTCGGTCCTCATGACGCTCATTACCCGGCACACCCGGCCGGGCTCGCCCGTCATCGTGCCCACGCCCGCCTACATGCCCTTCCTGTCCATCCCCGGGGTAGTGGGCCGCGACTGCCTCCAGGTGCGTGCGCTACGGGGCCGTGACGCCTGCGGGCACCCCACCTGGGAGCTGGACCTGGAGGGTATTGAGGCCGCCATGGCCAGCGGCGGGGGCCTGCTGGTCCTGTGCAACCCGTGGAACCCGGTGGGCCGCGTCCTGTCCCTTTCCGAGCTCGACGCCGTCGCCGCGCTCTCGGCCCGCTACGGGGTGCCGGTCTTCGCCGACGAGATCCACGCCATGCTGGTGATCGACCCGGGTGCCACCCACACCCCCTACGCCTGCCGTCCCGGGGCGGACCCGGCCCTGACCTTCACGGCCACCTCGGTCTCCAAGGCCTTCAACGTCCCCGGCCTGCGCTGCGCCCAGCTCATTGCCACCGGGCCGGGCAGGGCAGCCTGGGACGCCGACGGACCCAGCCGGTGGCTCTCCCACGAGGCGACCCTCCTGGGCGTCCAGGCCGCCGTCGCCGCCCTGCGCCGGGGGCTGGGCTGGCTGGAGACCGTGCGCGCCTACCTGTGGGGCACCGCCGGGCAGGTGGCGCACGACCTGGAGCAGGTGCCGGGCCTGGAGCTGACGGTGCCCAGCGGCTCCTACCTGGCCTGGCTGGACTGCTCGGGGCTGGAGGGCGCCGCCCTGGAGGCGGCCGGATCGCCGGCACGCTACCTCCTGGGCGCGGGCGTGGCCATGAACGACGGCGCCGCCTTCGGGGCGGGGTACGAGCGCTTCTGCCGCCTCAACCTGGCCATGGGCCGGGGCGTGGCCGCGCAGGCCACCGCCCGTATTGCCCAGGCGGTGGCGGACCTGGGCTGA